The window CAGTTTTCAACCAGAATCCTAGGCTTTTGCAGGTTACTGAAGGGGGAGAAGGCTGCTGATACAATGATACTACACTAACATTAGTGTTTTAATATTTCCAACTTGGGTATAAAATCAGTAACAGTTTAAGAGCTTCACTTCTGATATTGTTATCACAAATTATAATTTGTGAAGATTCATCTTGGCAGGGAAGATAAATTTTTGCAAGATTTTACAGAAGAATAGGTAGAGTTAAACTTGAGGCTATTCCTACTCTTCCTACAAAAGATGTGATTAAAATTTTGGATGGTGCCACAGCTGAATGATCACATAGAGGTCTATTTTTGAAACTCCATAGGACTTGGTCTAAGTCTGGTCCTCGGCAAATTATCACGAAATTGTTTTTTTACATGTTTATCCTCACTCTTCTTTTTATTTGCACAGCTTGTGGTAATATTCTGATACTTGAGAAGTTAGCACATGCTATCCCTGTAAATAATGTCTGTAATGCAAACTCGATTTGATCTTCAAGAACACACAAACTTTGTATTGTCAGGACTTCAATCCCATCAATGATAAAACTAACGATGCAACTGTTGGATCGCAGCATGAAGTACTAATAAAATTAAGGGTCTACAACTTAGAGATAAACCTCAGaaatttatctgatttttatggTTTTGGAGGTAGGAGATACTCTAGCAAATGAACAAGAGCCAAGCAAGAAAGTCAATATCCATGATGCTTAAGATTTTGCTGACATAAAGAGTGATTAGAATATTGTTTTGTTATATAGTTGTTCCACAAATATGAAAGCAGCTAAACAGGTGCTTAACTTCATAAAGAAAGGAACTTATTAACTAAGAGTGTCAATCAAAGGAAAATATAATACACATCCCAGTACAAATCATCTCAGAAGTGATCAAAAGTTCCATCAGCTGCGCCTAAGAGACATACGTCTTATTAGTTGCTTGATAAAAAATGCACAATTATTTAGCATGAAGACCATTTTCACAATTAGTTATATACCCTTAACTGCAGATAGTCCAAAAGATTGTTCACCTATTAATTCTGTAAGGGACGCCTTATTCTGCACTCGGGTGGTCCGATGAACAATTCAGTCTCCACATCTGATTTTTCACTACTCTCTGTACAAAGAGCTTCACCTTCCTTTTCTCCACTTGAGCCTTGACTCTGTTGAAGGCCACCAAACTAAAACAAGGCACGAGAGAATTACTACTTGCCTTTATTATGATTTTATACTCGACTATGAACTATAGAGTCGAAGAGTTGAAAGAGGACTTAAACTAAGGTTTGAGgctaaggaaaagaaaaatataccTTCTCCCTCAGTATTGCATTTTCAGAAGCAAGGATTTTCTCCTGGATTTGTTAGACAGGAAAGCATTACATTAACTAGTGAAGCTGCTATTGAGGGACAGAGACAATGACATGCAACAACAAAGTCATGCCATAAATAAGTAGTTTCGACTTTGCAATTTGAGTTATCTTGAATTCACTATTTAAATGATTGCATTATGCATGAATTGTTACTCAAATAATTGTGTACCTTCATGGGAATTGCAGCTCAAAATAAATTAACTGTGGTGTTACCTTTTCTTTTAGTCGTTCAATTTGTTCCTTAAAAACTTGAATCTGAAAAGAATAAGCAAAGTAAATTAAATGTCAAGTACCCAAAACTTCATTAGAACAGATCATTTCTTGGACTTTTATGAAGAAACCTTTCGTGCTCGGATGGTACTGACACTCCGCTCCAACTGTTTTTCTATCTGTTGTAGTTCTACAAGGGAACAGGACTGCAGACCTTCTCCTAAGAGTTTCCTGATGCAAATTCCATTTGTTTCAAAAGGCTTTCAAACTTACTAGGAAAGGAAGAGAAATGACAATGCAACAACTTTTGGAGTAGGGTTTGATTGAACCTTTTAGATTCTTCAAGAAGCTCTATCTTCTTCATCAAACTTGCTGCCGCATGCTGCATATGCTGCATTATTGTGTAAGCTAGATTAAgctgtttttcaatttttttcaagaAACTAATTGGTTGTCAATTCAATCTAAGGAGGAGGCATAAATCCAAGGCATTACCTGCAGATTCTGTTCCCCAACTTGGTTTTCAGGTTGAACTTTGTCTTTAGTATGCCTCTTATATCGCTCTATTATCTCCTGCATGCTGCCAAATTCTCCCTATtagtccttttttctttttctttttttaataataaacaCA of the Nicotiana tabacum cultivar K326 chromosome 7, ASM71507v2, whole genome shotgun sequence genome contains:
- the LOC107818776 gene encoding MADS-box protein SOC1-like (The RefSeq protein has 1 substitution compared to this genomic sequence), coding for MVRGKTQMRRIENATSRQVTFSKRRNGLLKKAFELSVLCDAEVGLVIFSPRGKLYEFASSSMQEIIERYKRHTKDKVQPENQVGEQNLQHMQHAAASLMKKIELLEESKRKLLGEGLQSCSLVELQQIEKQLERSVSTIRARKIQVFKEQIERLKEKEKILASENAILREKFGGLQQRQGSSGEKEGEALCTESSEKSDVETELFIGPPECRIRRPLQN
- the LOC107818776 gene encoding MADS-box protein SOC1-like isoform X1, translated to MVRGKTQMRRIENATSRQVTFSKRRNGLLKKAFELSVLCDAEVGLVIFSPRGKLYEFASSSMQEIIERYKRHTKDKVQPENQVGEQNLQHMQHAAASLMKKIELLEESKRKLLGEGLQSCSLVELQQIEKQLERSVSTIRARKIQVFKEQIERLKEKEKILASENAILREKFGGLQQSQGSSGEKEGEALCTESSEKSDVETELFIGPPECRIRRPLQN